Genomic window (Phragmites australis chromosome 5, lpPhrAust1.1, whole genome shotgun sequence):
gccgaggcggcggcggcgggtgctgGACGGGGTGAAGCGGGAGGAGCCTGGGGAGGAAGTTGCCGGGGAGCGGGGAGCGGGACGAGGAGGTTGGAGGCGATGGCTTCCCAGCGGGAGAGCTCGCGGAGGCGCTtggcgcggaggcggaggagcgcgCGGCGGCGGGCTGCCTCAGGGTCGGGGCCCGTCGCCTGGATGGAGGAGGGCGCGACATCGGGGTAGAGCCCGCGGGCGCGCTTGAAGACGAAGCCGTCATAGTTGCAGATCTCGAACTCCTCGTcatcctcgtcgccgccgctgGGCGCGGCCATCGGCTGGGACGGACCGAGCGCGGGTGCGGCCTCCGGAGGAGGGGGTCCCGGCGGCCGTGGGGATCCGGGCATCTGGTGCACGGGGGCTGGTGGCGAGTTTCGAATTTGGAATTGGGTTTGGGAGGCAGGAGCGCGGTAGGTCAAAATTGTGGCCGCCGTCCGCTCGGCTCGGCTAATGTGTTGCACGCTCGGAGTGCACTTGCACGAGATATTTAACTATTCGCTATTTTTATGGTGTATTAATTTACTTTTTTTACTGAtagttagagcatctccaaccgagccctcttctcaccccctatcctatatttgaggaaaaaacgaTAAAAAACGGTCTCCAACCGACCCCCTATCCGATCCCCTTTATTTGAGAAACCCTCAAATCTCATCCCTCACCCCCTACATCTAGGGactcctcatccaacccctcatttgggagagaggggagagagagagggagagaggggagagagagagagggagagaggggagagagaggagagagagttaccaaatattaataaaatagaggtgattcgaatatagggggtcaaatatgaggggtcgGTTGGAACGCGTTGAGAAATAGGGGATGGAATCTGGATGAGGAGTCCCTAAATAAGAGGaatagggggtcaaatatgagtagCCGGTTAGAGATGCTCTTAGGACTATCTGATCTGAGTTATTAAAAATAGAACAGTGACAAATCTGTTATCACTCACTCAATAAAAATGATAATTAATAGTAAACATAGTTCTAAAAACTGGACTGGCTAATGAACCGATCAATTCTCTTGTTCACGCTTCTTTAGTCGAACCAGTAAACCATCGTTTTATAAGGTAATTAAATGATCTTTACTCAACATATTCATAAATACAATGCTAGAAGAGTGGTAGGCATCACGGTTTTCAACCACGTTGTTGTGAGTTTGAGGCCTCAATTTTGTTGCTCCTACaatatttaattcttttctcacCCTACCTTTCCAACATACGGTTCTTGTAGCGGTTTTGGTCAAAAATTAGTGGTTCAACTAGTTTTTAACCGGTTCGATTTCATGGTGGTCTTTTAGGCGAACCATACCAATGAGATAGTTGGCTCCAATTTTTCTGGTTTAATCGGTAAAAGCAGTTTGGGTTTTAAACTATGGAAACTATGGTAGTGAGTACTGGCAAGCTTGTCTGTCCTATTCAGCCAAATTAGGGTTAGATCTATACTTCTAAAGAAACGTTTGAAATTAGAACTCAAGGTTCCAAATGTTTGGAGTCATTTGATGGGCACCTAAGTGTGCGGAAAGGTTAGTGCACTTTAATCCATACCATCTTCGAAGATATTTGGACATTTGCTCTTTAAAGCACAAGTACTCTCCTTTGAAACCATTTATGGTATTAACATTATTCGAGAGGACTACTCCTACTAGCACTATTTAACCAAAAACATTAGACATACAAGAAGTCAATATTACAATGTTGCAACCGCCGAAGAGAAATGTAAAGTCTGCTGCTCGTGAGAATCAAGAAATCGGCGCCATTGAAGCATCCTTGGAGTTTCACGATGTCATAGCTGAGCGCCGGTGATGCACAGAGCATGGCTGTGAGAAAGGGTAGGATAGTTGCCTTTTGTATTAATTAAAAAGAAGTACCCGACGGGttaaaaaacattaaaaaaaatagtcgaaggctaaaaaaataaatatattattttcgcATTAGATGCCCTAAACGCCACACACCTATAAAATCCCACGACTCGACCTCTTCCTTATCTTTAGAGCAATGTTGAGTGCGGATTGATACAAATTGGATTTTAATGTCAAATCGCTCATCATCCTGTCACCTGGGAGATGCGAGCACAATTGCACTAAAGAGGAAAAACGTCCACTGACCACGTCTGTAAAAGGGATAAATCCACGAGAGCAGTTACATGCTAGCAACCTGCACCGAGACCCTTTTATTTTTATCGAACGTGCACCAAGACTAGAGAAAGCATGAACACTGGGGCTTGGAGGCACAGTCATCCAAATGACACAGATGGAGTGCAATCAGGCTAGAGTTGCGCCATTGGGCGCTTCTTGACCTTTGGATGAAAAAGGGCCAATCCTGGTCTCACCTAGCTATGGTGTGGTTGACAAGCctagctgttttttttttaaccttttcGGGTTAGTTCTGATTCTTTGATCCTGCAAAAGCAGCCTACCAACCTTCGTAATCGTATCTTTCAGGCTTCACTTGTTAGTGCAGTCACTCATATAGAGCTCCAACTGTagttatttatttgatttaagcttataaaaaatttaaatcagaaaGAGCTCTACTAAATAGACCTATAATAATGTCTTTCATATTCCACTTGTTATAACATCACTCGTGCTTCACTGAAAAGTAGATCAAGCTATTCCTGTTTTGGCGAAGGGAGCTTCTACTTCTACTGGGGAAGGAAAGCTAGCGTAGAGTAGTTTTAGACACAAAAACTAGTTGGTTTAGACATAATCAAGAACCAACTGTAGTTGTTTCAGAGCTCCATCACTTCGCGGAATACAAATTAACCAAACGTGTATGGTCTTTTATCGGGGATTGGACTACGCAACCTTTTGCTCCAGCCAACGGCAGGGCACTGTTCTGATGATATCCATCAATGGTGGACAATCATGGCTCACGCACCGAACAACAGCGGCAACGTTGGGAGAGTCTAGTGGGGAGTtagcagtggcggagcttgagcAAAGGGGCAAAGGAGTAAGTTATCATACTAATCACTACGTGTCTACATATGCTAAATCAACAAAGtagtaagaaaaataataattttgctCATATTTCGATCCCAAAAACTATCTATTATACTAGAGCAATTGCAAATTTGAAGTATATATAGTACTCTATAATGTATAAAGAAGAAGCATGAGAACTTTAGAAAACACGATAGGTAGATATATATTACTCTATAATATATAAGAAACATAACATTAAGAAAGAAATATGAGAAGTTATAGATACAGAAGTACGAGAGATAGATATAATGATATTGGTCATGCAATACACAAACTGATTAACAAGTAAATTTGTCTTTTTAATATATGTGCTTAGAAGTAAATAAGAAAGATTTGGATGGCAAGGGGGCAGAACCCCGTTTGGTCTCCACATAGCTCCGCCGTTAGTGTCAGGGGCGAGATGTAGCGATGGAGGCGTAGTGTGCCATCGGCGCTATTTGGAGCCGATGGAATCGTGGTTTCCTTCTTTTACCCGAGAAATCAGAAGGAGGCCTCCATTTCACATCTGGAAAAAGGCTGAATCTTCACATTCAATTTTCATGGTGCATCCAAATAGCCTAGCCCAAGACTTAAAATTCCAATTCAGCCCAAATGATGGGATCCAAACGGGCTCTTATTGACGACCACCAATTACCATGGTGAAAGTATTTGACGGGACAACATCAGTATGTTAAATCTGAGAGCGAGCCGGGTTAAGCTAAGATAGAGTATACACGCATGCATCCTCCTAATCCCCTGTAGTGTGTGGACGTGTAGACATGTATATGCTTATGAAGTGTGTTCGTCCTTGtaccctctcaaaaaaaaaaatcaatatgtcaaatccggttggTGCTTAGCTGCAAAGAATATCACACAACTCTCGCCTGTGCAGATTTTGACGACATCACCTTGTCTGTATCATGCACATCCAAACGCCTGTCTACTCAACAACTGGGAAACGCGGGAGCTTGACATGTTCATCACTTCATGCTTCTGTTCAGCTCAAATTCACATCGTTTGTGCAAGGGACACGGGTAATAAAGCCTAACGCTGATTGCAAATCCGAGCGTGCGCACACATTTTTCATTGAGGAATGTGATCTGGTTGTGAGCTCAAATCAAACGAATAACTACAGTTAGAGCTCTATGCGAGTGACGTACTAACAAGTGGAACCTGAAAGACACGATTTCGAAGGTTGGTAGGCTGCTTTTGCAGGATCAAAGAATCAGAACTAACCcgaaaaggtaaaaaaaaacagCTAGGCTTGTCAACCATACCATAGATAGGTGAGATCAGGATTGATCACATCGAACACAGCAGATTAGAACCTTCACAAAATTAGATTGCAAATGCTATGTCCAACTCAAATTCATATCGTTTGTGCAAGGGGCATAGGTAATAAGTCCAATTAAGGCTGATTGCAAATGCTACAAGCATGTTTTCAAACACAAGGTCGGTTTATTACACAACATATATCACAACAAAACACACACATTTTTCATTGGGGAAAGTATCCTGTTTGTGAGCTCAAATCGAACAAATAATAAGTTTATAGGCTCAAATCAAACACCGCAGATCCTTCACAAAATTAGATTGGATTCAGACTCTGACATGCATATTCGTGTCAGGTAACACTGACTTGTAATCTACCATGCTCGAGAGCACGAAACCACACTGGAGTAAGTACACAGGTCTGATATTGCAACTGGCTAACTGTATATATGCATCGACAACATTTAAACCAaggaatatttaactttttgcgAAGGAGTGGCAGAGAATGACATATGGATCCTCAAATGCCCCCAATTCAGCCATGTCACGATAAAATCTCCGATCAGAACTTGATAATTTTATATGGCATACCATTATAATGCTGAATTGGTCATATTTAAAACGCAAAGTTATCCAAAAGCAGTACCAAATCGAACAAATAATAAATTCATAAGGTCAAATCGAACAGCGCAGGTTCGAGGCTTCAAAAATTAGATTGGATTCAGGCTTATACTCACCAGCCTTTGCAACACACAAACTGGAACCTGTAATCTAACATCGATCAAGAGCAAGCAACCACATGTCGCCGGGTACAGTGTGCACCAACTTGGTAACGATTTCATGATCAGCCAAACTAGCAATGTATCAGTAAAATCTGCCATCACAGCTTTCGTAATTTCATATGCCATAATATTATGATCCAATAGAACACTTCGAACGCATACTTATCCAAAAGCAGTACAAAATTCTCGTTGAACAATGTAAAAGATACAAAGATTGAGAGGCCTGCCAGATTCAGCTCTCGAGTCCGGGTACCTGCATGCGGCGGCTGGCCTCGGATTTCTTGCCGCCGAGGAGCTCGTCGGGGACGACCTTGAGCTGCTTGCGCTTCTTGGACTTGGCGATCTTCTGGATGGTCTTAGGGTTGGTGACCCGCTGCAGCTTCGTGCCCGTGCGCAGAATGTTCTCCGCCTTCCGTTTCTCCCGCTCCTCGCGCGCCTTCCGCTTCGCCACCTTGTTCTGCCGGATCTCCTCCTTGAGCTCCGCGACGCGGGCCTGGTAGGCGCGCTTCAGAGATTTCTCCCGCGTGCGCTGCTCCAACGGGATCGGCTTCCGCGACGCCACCACGGCCGAGGCGCGCCGGGTGCGGGGCTCCTTCCAGCGGCGGCCCGACACGCGCCCCGCGATGACGCCGTCGTAGGTCGGCTGCCCGAAGGAGGCCGGCCTCGAGGGGTCGGACAGGGAGGGCACGGCGCGGAGCTTCGACGGCCGGGGAGCGTCGGCGTCGAGGTCCATGGAGTCACCGGCAGCGGCGGCCTCCTCGGCCTCTTCCTCGCGGCGCTTGCGCTTGCCGCGCTCGCCGCCGAGGCCCTCGTCGAGGTAGCGGAAGTCGAGGTGGGAGGCCATGGGAGAATCGGTCGGGTGCTGGGGGCGCGGGTTTGGGAGAGAGGAAGGCtgaggccgcggcggcgggttTATTAGGGTTTGCGTGAAGCGGCGGCGGATAGAATGGGCCGGGCTGGGACGAGTACTGTTACGAAGCCCAGTTTGGCAGGGCCTTTTTCCCGAGATGAGGCTGGGCTTTATCCATGAGCTATTGACATCTGTCAccgttttttcttttcttttcttcttactAGCTAAGTGTATATGTgttgtaacaaaaatatgaatattAGACACAGAAACATCAATCACAAATTCAATGTATGTATACGCGGATATTTTATGAGAGTGCCGTCACAAGAATATATCGAAAGTGATGTCGTAATTTGAGTTCAGATAGGATCtagaaaaaataaggagatTATCTATTAATTTTCTCTtacttaatttatttatttttattaataaaatatgtcttataTCTGTATCTGGTAACGAGGTGGGAAGGCCGAATATGGTTGGCAAAAATGTGTAAATTGTTtgaattttagagatttttattagatgtgaGAGAGTAGAGTAAGAAATGATACGAAAATtaacttatattttatatagtagagaagaTTGATTAGAAGAATAAAAGATTCATGCCAGCAAAGGTAATGatttttatgataaaaatctgaccaaagttgactgCCTCCTGACGTCCAAAAGTATGACAAGGGGAGAGAGGTTTAGAGAAAAAAACTCTTTTTTATCCTAACTAGTATTATGCGCCTGTGTTACAATAGATCCTAAATCTAACATTCTTACGTTGTAATGGTTCTTAAATCTCAcacataatattattttatttcctatatgaagaaaacaaaatatgatGTTAAAGATAATACTTAATTCATAGAATAATAGTGCACTACTAATGCCTAAGATCCAACATTAGAATAATATCACGACTCTTGATTTCTTGTCTTGTATATATGTCAATGGCTTAGCTCCTTCAAATATGTAATCTAATATTAATTATTACACCCAATGTGCTATTGGAACTTAAAAAGTCGGATATCCAATACCATGTAATGAAGTGTGCATACGTGGAATCCATGTGTCTAACAAAATAAATTCGATAATATTACAACGCAAGCTGAAACTTTCCAATAATATGTGCACATGGAATccacattgcaaaaaaaatcaataatatggtAACATAAGCCGAAATTTTTCACGATAAAATAACTGGCTGGGTGAAGCACATGCAAAATGACACCACACATGTACATATT
Coding sequences:
- the LOC133919212 gene encoding uncharacterized protein LOC133919212, with the protein product MASHLDFRYLDEGLGGERGKRKRREEEAEEAAAAGDSMDLDADAPRPSKLRAVPSLSDPSRPASFGQPTYDGVIAGRVSGRRWKEPRTRRASAVVASRKPIPLEQRTREKSLKRAYQARVAELKEEIRQNKVAKRKAREEREKRKAENILRTGTKLQRVTNPKTIQKIAKSKKRKQLKVVPDELLGGKKSEASRRMQVPGLES